The Neorhodopirellula lusitana DNA window TCCTCACAGAGGCCAGAAGAATAAAAGGAAGAGTAAACAGTGTGCTGACAGGCAAGGCCGCAGCAAAATCGTTAACCACAGATCGTCTTAAGGAGACACCATGAAGAATTTGCAAATCATCGGACTTGCCGTGGGTATTGCCATGATGACCTGCGCGGTTAGCGCACAGGAGTCGGTGCCAAAGAAGCCGCAGGCTGCCGCGCTGGACAAACTGATGGCCGCGGTGGGCAAGCAACTCGACACCGCCGGCCAGGAAGTGAAGGGATTCTTACAGAAGACGCGGGGCGACATGGTCGAGGGCACCATCAATATCGGCATCAACCAGATGGCGATCCGGCTGAAGGCGACTCCCGAGCAAACGGCCAAGATCCAGCCCGTCCTTCGTCAGGATGTTGAGACGACTGGAGAGATCCTGGACGAGGCCCTGAGCGTGGGCTTGGCCGCTGCCCGTGAGAGCATGAAACGCGGCATGGATCGACAGTGGAGGAACGTTCGCGCCGACTTGAGCGAAACGCTTACCACAGAGCAACTGGTGAAGGCGGACGAGCTGCAGGCAGAGCTAGCGGCCCGAATGGTGGCCCTGTTCGAGCAGCCGCCCGAGCAGAAGTAGGAGCAGTAGCCAAACGAAGAGAACGAATCCGACTTTCGGCAGGCCAGAAGGCGTACCGTCTCAATCCATTAGAAAGGAAGTCACATCATGTATTCGAACATCATTCACTTGACCGAGCGCTGCGGCTAGAAGCGACAGCCACATATGGCACGAAACAACAAACAATGAAAGCGAGATAAAGATGATTCAACAAGCAATGTTGGGTATCGGCCTGACTCTGATGCTCGCAGTATCGACAATGGCCCAGGAGCAGCCGCTGGCCAGCAGCGTCATTAGTACACAGCAGGCGGATCCGCTGGGATCATGGAATGACGGACCGACCAAAGCGGCGATTCTTCAGTTCGTGCAGGATGTCACCAAAGAGGGTGGCCCGAAGTTTGGCCCGCCTGAACAGCGGATCGCGACCTTCGATAACGACGGAACCTTATGGTGCGAACAACCGGTAGTGCAGTTTGAATTCGCGATACATCGCATCAAGGCGATGGCAGGCGATCATCCCGAATGGAAGGAACTGGAACCGTATCAATCTGTGCTTGCCGCCGACGTGCAACGTCTCGTTGACGATCTGGCAAGCGGCGGACATGAATTTCTGAAAGTGATCGAAACGTCCCATGCCGGTATGTCGGTGGAAGAGTTTGACCGTCACGTCAAAGAGTTTTTTGCGACCGCCAAACACTCGAAATTCGACGTGGCTTACACACAGCTCGCCTACGCACCGATGGTCGAGTTGCTGGCTTACCTGCGTGCCAATGGGTTCAAGACTTATATCTGTTCCGGCGGCGGAATCGATTTCATGCGAGTCATCTCGGAAGAAACCTATGGGATTGTTCCGGAAAACGTGATCGGGACTAACGGCCGAAATGAGTTCAAACAGGTCGATGGCCAATGGCAACTGTTCAAGACGGCAGACCACCTGTTCTTCAATGACAAGGCGACCAAGCCCACGGGAATTGATTTGCACATTGGTCGCAAACCGATCCTTGCAGGCGGAAACGTTCGCAGCGGTGGCGACATCGGCATGTTGACGTATTGCCACAGCAACACTCTGCCTTCATTCCAATTGCTCGTCAATCACGATGATGACAACCGCGAATTCGCCTACGCGGAAAAAGACAACGCTTCGCTCAAGGCAGCGAAGGCACAAGGATGGAACGTCGTCAACATGAAGACGGATTGGAAGACCATGTTTTCAAACGATTAACCAACCGGGTGAGATCGAACTGTGAAGGAGTCGTGGCTGGGGCTTCCAGCCCCAGTTCAGAAAAAAACACTGCGGCTGGAAGCCACAGCCACATCTGATGGAGTAGGAATTGACAAACATTCTTTACGCAAGGCGCAACAATGCAAAATGGCACTTTATCACAGGGTACTAACACGATGAAAATGAAAACTCTTATTCCATTCCTTGCCGTCGCGGCGCTGCTGGTTTGCAACAACCAGTCTGCCACGGCGCAAGATGGAGCCCAGTACAAAATGGACAGAACGGTTCTGCCCATTCAGCCGCCAACGTATCCTCCGATCACCGTCATGGACGCCCGGGATGCGAAGAAGCCTCCCATGTTTGAACTCAAGCCGCCAGAAGGTGCACCCAACGTGGTGCTGGTTTTGATTGATGACATCGGCTTTGGCGCGACAAGCACATTTGGTGGTCCAATCCCAACGCCAACATTTGATCGTCTGGCAGAAGGGGGCCTGCGCTTCAATCGTTTTCACACGACTGCCCTCTGCTCACCTACCCGAGCGTCTTTGCTTTCCGGCCGGAATCACCACGAAGTCAATGTGGGTTCCGTTATGGAAGTCGCGACCGGTTTCCCCGGTAACCAGGGAGAACGTCCCAACGACGCCAAATACTTTGCTGAAACGCTTCGCCACAACGGATACAGCACGGCAGCATTCGGAAAATGGCATGAAACGCCTACTTGGGAAGTGTCAGTCTCCGGACCGTATTTCCGTTGGCCAACCCATTCCGGATTTGACAAGTTTTATGGATTTATCGGTGGCGAAACGAACCAGTGGGATCCAACGATTTACGACGGCGTTACCAAGGTCGAAAAGAAGGACGATCCCGATTATCACTTCACCACGGACATGACCGATGAGGCCGTCAACTGGATGAAGTTCCAAAAGGCGATGACGCCGGACAAACCGTTCTTCGTTTACTACGCGCCCGGCGCAACGCACGCACCACATCATGCACCCAAAGAATGGATCGCGAAATTCAAAGACAAATTCGATTCCGGTTGGCTGAAGATGCGAGAAGAAACGTTTGCTCGTCAACGGAAGCTGGGCATCATTCCTGCGAATGCCAAACTGGCCCCGATGCCTACGGACATCATGGATTGGGAAAAACTCAGTGACAAGGAACGCGAACTCTACACGCTGCAAATCGAAACGTTTGCCGGGTTCACAGGCCAGACGGATCACGAGGTCGGAAGATTGGTCGATGCCATTGACGAACTCGGCGTCATCGACAACACGTTGTTCATCTACATCATGGGTGACAACGGCTCCAGTGCCGAAGGAGGACTGACGGGCACATTCAATGAACTCGTTCACTTGAATGGCATCTTTGATGCCGAAACCACCGACAGCATGCTGGCTCGGGCCAAAGACTGGGGCGGGCCGAATTCGTTCCCGCACTATTCAGCAGCGTGGGCCGTAGCAACGGATGCACCGTTTACCTGGACCAAACAAATGGCAGCCGATTTTGGTGGCACGCGCAACGGCATGGTCATGCATTGGCCAAAAGGGATTCAGTCCAAAGGCGAAGTTCGTTCGCAGTGGCACCATGTCAACGATGTCGCAGCGACTGTTTTGGAAGCGGCGAAATTGCCGCAGCCAACGATGGTCAATGGCGTCCAACAGAAACCGCTTTCCGGTGTCAGCATGCTCTATGCCGCAAATGACGCGAAGGCGAAAGACAGACACACCAAGCAGTACTTTGAGATGTTCGGGAACCGAGCCATGTACAACGACGGTTGGATGGCGCGTGTCGTGCACACCGTTCCGTGGGTCGGTAAACCGGAACGTACGTTTCAGAACGATATTTGGGAACTCTACAACATTGATGAAGACTTTAGTCTGACCAATGACTTGGCAGCCAAGCATCCTGACAAACTTAAAGAACTGCAGGACCTGTTTGAGAAAGAGGCGATTGCCAACAGCGTTTATCCCTTGGATGACCGCCTGTACGAACGGTTCAACGCAGCGATTGCTGGTCGTCCCGACCTGATGGGTACCAGGACGAGTCTCACGTTGTCGCACGGCATGACCGGGATCCTCGAAAACACGTTCATCAACGAAAAGAACACGTCGAAAACCATCGTTGCCAACGTTGATTTGAAAGGCAACGACCGAGGCGTGATCCTGTGCCAGGGCGGAAAGTTCGGCGGCTGGGCTTTGTACATGGACAAAGGAAAACCCGCTTACACCTACAACTGGTTCGGGCTGGATAGTTACACCATCACGTCCCCGAAAGCGATTGATAAGAAGAGCGCCGAGATCAAATTGGTGTTCAAATATGACGGAGGCGGCAACGGTAAAGGCGGTCAGGCCACGCTGTACGTGGATGGCGAGAAAGTCGCCGATGGGCGGGTCGAGAAGACGGAACCAGCTGTCTATTCAGCTGACGAAACCGCGGATGTCGGTCAAGACGACGCAACGCCAGTCGCTGACAAGGTCTTTAAGGATGTAGAGGATTCGAAGTTCACCGGACACGTGAACGACGTCACGATTAGCATCCCGGCGAAGAAGAAGTAGAAAGCTTGAACGATGCATGAGGGGCATGGAGCATGCCCCTTGTGCATCCGTCCCAACCGAGTCGGCTTGGGCCGAACTTCGGTTGATGACCTGGCGACCGAGCGAGGACGAACTGGTGTAGTAATCGTGGCTGGGGCTTCCAGCCCCAGTTTGGAATGAATTCTGGCTACTGCGGCTGGAAGCCACAGCCACGATGGGTAGGAAACCAACCACCGCCCCCTCACAAGCAAGTACAAACACCGAACGAACTACTAAGAAAGAAAAACCATGAAAAACCCAACACGATTCATCGTCGCTCTTGTTGCAGTTATCACCTGCACCACCGTGCCGCCGAGTGCTTTGGCTCAAACGGTTCAAGAAACCTTTCTGGGTAAACTTGAATTTCAGGGCCAGACCATTACCAAAGAGACGGCGGAGCTTTTGCATCGTCGGCTTCTTCAGCAGCGGGCCACTCAACTGGTGACGTGGGCGATGCCGATGATGAATTTCAACACGCTTTATCCGGCGATGTTGAGCAACCAGAAGATGACCGAGAACGACGTTTTCTTCAGTCTGTGTGACGGTTACGATGGCGTCTATCCTTACATGACGGCGAACGTGACCACGCCTTACACGATTGCCATGTCGGACCTGTCAAAGACCGGACCTGTGGTACTCGATCTACCCGCGGGAGAAATCTACGGTGTGGTCAACGACGCCTGGATGCAGCCGATCAAGGAGATCGGTTCGGGTAAGCCGGAGACTCTGTTGCTGCTTGGCCCCGGGCAGAAGACGCCCGAGGGTTTCAACGGTGAAATCGTGCAGTCCAATACGTTCCTGGTGCTCTACTTTTATCGAGCCCTGGGTACGGGGGACGAAGCAACGAAGCTGAGGACGGCCGTTCAGGCCTACAAGCTTTCGGAGGCAAAAAATCCGCCGAAGACAAATTTTATAAAGTACGCGCCCAAGTCGGGTGACAAGGTCGAGTTGAACACTCAGCCGCGCGACATGCGTTTTTGGGAGTTGGTCAACGAGTACGTTCAACGTGAGCCGACGGCGGATCGCGACCGCTTCTTCTATGCGTGGCTCAAGGACCTCGGGATCGAAAAAGGAAAACCGTTCAAGCCGACTGCTCAGCAAAAAGAGATTCTGCAGCAAGGTCTGGACGTTGGCATGGCCATGTCGCAAGCGATCTCCTTCAACAAAACCAGGGAGATGTTCCCGACATCACTCTATGGCAAGGATTCCGGTTTTGAAGACGCGATGGCCGGGATGAATCCAAAAATCGATATGCCGACCTACTCGCAGTTCAACGAGCGGGCATCTTATGGTTTCGAGGCGACCACCACGTCAGCCGGCATGGTCTCGCGAGTG harbors:
- a CDS encoding HAD family hydrolase, whose amino-acid sequence is MIQQAMLGIGLTLMLAVSTMAQEQPLASSVISTQQADPLGSWNDGPTKAAILQFVQDVTKEGGPKFGPPEQRIATFDNDGTLWCEQPVVQFEFAIHRIKAMAGDHPEWKELEPYQSVLAADVQRLVDDLASGGHEFLKVIETSHAGMSVEEFDRHVKEFFATAKHSKFDVAYTQLAYAPMVELLAYLRANGFKTYICSGGGIDFMRVISEETYGIVPENVIGTNGRNEFKQVDGQWQLFKTADHLFFNDKATKPTGIDLHIGRKPILAGGNVRSGGDIGMLTYCHSNTLPSFQLLVNHDDDNREFAYAEKDNASLKAAKAQGWNVVNMKTDWKTMFSND
- a CDS encoding arylsulfatase, translating into MKMKTLIPFLAVAALLVCNNQSATAQDGAQYKMDRTVLPIQPPTYPPITVMDARDAKKPPMFELKPPEGAPNVVLVLIDDIGFGATSTFGGPIPTPTFDRLAEGGLRFNRFHTTALCSPTRASLLSGRNHHEVNVGSVMEVATGFPGNQGERPNDAKYFAETLRHNGYSTAAFGKWHETPTWEVSVSGPYFRWPTHSGFDKFYGFIGGETNQWDPTIYDGVTKVEKKDDPDYHFTTDMTDEAVNWMKFQKAMTPDKPFFVYYAPGATHAPHHAPKEWIAKFKDKFDSGWLKMREETFARQRKLGIIPANAKLAPMPTDIMDWEKLSDKERELYTLQIETFAGFTGQTDHEVGRLVDAIDELGVIDNTLFIYIMGDNGSSAEGGLTGTFNELVHLNGIFDAETTDSMLARAKDWGGPNSFPHYSAAWAVATDAPFTWTKQMAADFGGTRNGMVMHWPKGIQSKGEVRSQWHHVNDVAATVLEAAKLPQPTMVNGVQQKPLSGVSMLYAANDAKAKDRHTKQYFEMFGNRAMYNDGWMARVVHTVPWVGKPERTFQNDIWELYNIDEDFSLTNDLAAKHPDKLKELQDLFEKEAIANSVYPLDDRLYERFNAAIAGRPDLMGTRTSLTLSHGMTGILENTFINEKNTSKTIVANVDLKGNDRGVILCQGGKFGGWALYMDKGKPAYTYNWFGLDSYTITSPKAIDKKSAEIKLVFKYDGGGNGKGGQATLYVDGEKVADGRVEKTEPAVYSADETADVGQDDATPVADKVFKDVEDSKFTGHVNDVTISIPAKKK
- a CDS encoding DUF1214 domain-containing protein, translated to MKNPTRFIVALVAVITCTTVPPSALAQTVQETFLGKLEFQGQTITKETAELLHRRLLQQRATQLVTWAMPMMNFNTLYPAMLSNQKMTENDVFFSLCDGYDGVYPYMTANVTTPYTIAMSDLSKTGPVVLDLPAGEIYGVVNDAWMQPIKEIGSGKPETLLLLGPGQKTPEGFNGEIVQSNTFLVLYFYRALGTGDEATKLRTAVQAYKLSEAKNPPKTNFIKYAPKSGDKVELNTQPRDMRFWELVNEYVQREPTADRDRFFYAWLKDLGIEKGKPFKPTAQQKEILQQGLDVGMAMSQAISFNKTREMFPTSLYGKDSGFEDAMAGMNPKIDMPTYSQFNERASYGFEATTTSAGMVSRVAGEGSAYLGSYYDADGNALMGGNHYTLHVGPNPPAANFWSVTVYDIENRLIIRNKSRRSDRSSRTEGLIKNDDSSVDLYFGPTAPEGKEKNWVQTNKGQSFFVYLRLYGPEQAYFDQTFPMSKIEQVR